One genomic segment of Cryptococcus neoformans var. neoformans JEC21 chromosome 8 sequence includes these proteins:
- a CDS encoding arsenite-resistant protein ASR2, putative — protein MSEPAEQTSPKPGFTRGGFAPIPHRHSDIAPLPSTTSPTLAMALSPSRVEWERGRGKERELPRRELDPEPEDRERRREWDEYPPRRESRGHWEDDFDRPKRRRSPSPLGPSHRPRLNSPSPPPPRFNIPDPASIETLLPFRTFAEWFRTSHPQTARVDEEETRKHKEMIESGQATEQEAKEKVGMAKRYERYRKEFTSRQLYALFLTHRDSAWFKEKYLHFPEYVALRRRLNRQGRIPQVAQYISELRSGAHDHVSYDQIEDVPGVKLDEDEPEGLNRALGDKGEWGEDGAVRVEIAPRTKQVFVKTVPPNCSRKALEDLFSRVPGFQWLAISDPSQKRSFHRVAWAQYAEDTDVSKVIEQLDSTKIEGFTFHLTINTTPTIGRVRIAPLSVSNLDRLLLDGTRAKSLALKLEEELLGDDEESVVEGEGEKTKPEGDVKVEDEAAEEKPKVAKSLGLSEKGSDVVEEIIMKMVEERGLTGEDLDEEQKVQKAKITLDQWIAYLRHGLSTCYYCIAPCAFMEELQRKCIAHVRAHPSSSTAEHEHEHEHEREHDTEEHARAEVEDVVKSEVVDGADGGTELKAEVEVEKEEEEKEAEGEEVGKEVNDDDREMREDGQDQSKTLPAAHPSNAAANDRSDRERERKSRKNTFPQKTAEEKWIESHDLRIAPLLIPSAALNLPEEEGGLRLGDYGGRDPEEELKKLCAPLIKQEEQSKYRCKECNKLFRAPEFVIKHITTKHTDVTQGRIDDVLYLNNFVLDPQHIQPSVSTLAAIDDKLPASSSNPLNPSHPSSLPLNPFDPSVAGAAFNHAQMNGMPMSMGMGMNPGGGHGTPSGQGHGQFNLMQQQMMMMLQMQQAMMMGQMGMGIGTGMGGGTGGGVNASPMAAGSGAGVGAGGVGGGGGAMSTPSRGGGQLAGRMGGYAPSPANLAPLPPPPPGGEDPRARRGRVSYQDLDEPGAGGGGGLPY, from the exons ATGTCTGAACCCGCCGAACAAACATCACCTAAGCCAGGTTTTACCCGCGGTGGCTTTGCACCTATCCCTCACCGCCATTCCGACATTGCGCCTCTTCCCAGCACCACTTCTCCGACTCTAGCCATGGCGCTTTCACCTTCACGCGTTGAATgggagaggggaagagggaaagaacgAGAGCTACCTCGACGAGAACTAGATCCGGAGCCTGAGGATAGGGAGCGAAGGCGGGAATGGGATGAGTACCCGCCCCGAAGGGAAAGCCGCGGTCACTGGGAAGACGACTTTGACCGACCAAAACGCCGACGGTCACCGTCGCCTCTCGGGCCTTCTCACCGTCCCCGACTCAACTCTCCTtcgcctcctccaccgcgATTCAACATTCCTGACCCTGCGTCAATCGAAACGCTTCTCCCGTTTAGGACTTTTGCCGAGTGGTTCAGGACAAGTCACCCGCAGACGGCCAGggtggatgaggaggagacaAGAAAGCACAAAGAGATGATTGAGAGTGGGCAAGCGACGGAACAAGaggcaaaagaaaaagttgGCATGGCGAAGCGGTATGAGAGGTATCGAAAGGAGTTTACATCTCGCCAGCTTTATGCTCTTTTCCTTACACATCGCGATTCCGCCTGGTTCAAAGAAAAATATCTTCACTTTCCCGAATACGTTGCACTCCGACGCAGACTTAACCGTCAAGGTCGTATCCCTCAAGTCGCGCAATACATTTCTGAACTTCGGTCGGGTGCCCACGACCACGTATCATACGATCAGATCGAGGATGTCCCCGGTGTAAAGCTCGACGAAGACGAGCCAGAAGGTTTGAACAGAGCACTGGGTGATAAGGGAGaatggggagaagatggcgcTGTGAGAGTAGAGATTGCACCAAGGACGAAGCAAGTCTTTGTCAAGACTGTTCCACCTAATTGCAGTCGCAAAGCCCTTGAAGAT CTTTTTTCCAGAGTGCCTGGATTCCAGTGGCTCGCGATCAGTGACCCATCTCAGAAGCGAAGTTTTCATCGAGTAGCCTGGGCACAATATGCCGAAGATACGGACGTTTCCAAAGTAATTGAGCAGCTTGATTCTACAAAG ATTGAAGGATTCACATTCCACCTCACGATTAATACCACACCCACCATCGGCCGCGTCCGTATTGCTCCGCTCAGTGTCAGTAATCTTGATCGACTTTTACTTGACGGCACAAGAGCCAAATCCCTTGCCCTcaagctggaagaagaattattgggcgatgatgaagagtcGGTTGTTGAGGGTGAAGGTGAAAAGACGAAGCCGGAAGGCGATGTCAAGGTGGAGGACGAGGCGGCTGAAGAAAAGCCTAAAGTGGCCAAGTCTCTGGGTCTCAGTGAAAAGGGGAGTGATGTAGTGGAAGAGATCATTATGAAAATGGTCGAAGAACGAGGGTTAACAGGGGAAGACTTGGACGAGGAACAAAAAGTTCAAAAG GCCAAAATCACTCTCGATCAATGGATCGCCTACCTCCGACACGGTCTCTCCACATGTTACTACTGCATCGCCCCATGTGCGTTTATGGAAGAGCTCCAACGTAAATGCATTGCCCACGTCCGAGCCCACCCTTCGTCGTCCACCGCTGAGCACGAGCACGAGCATGAGCATGAACGTGAGCATGATACGGAGGAACATGCCCGAGCAGAGGTGGAGGACGTCGTAAAGTCTGAAGTTGTTGACGGCGCGGACGGTGGTACCGAGCTCAAGGCCGAGGTGGAggtcgagaaggaggaggaggaaaaggaggccgagggagaggaagtggGAAAGGAAGTGAACGATGACGATCGCGAGATGCGTGAAGATGGTCAAGATCAGAGCAAGACTCTCCCCGCCGCTCATCCCTCCAACGCCGCCGCCAACGACCGATCCGACCGTGAAAGGGAGCGCAAATCGCGGAAAAACACTTTCCCGCAAAAGACAGCCGAGGAAAAATGGATCGAATCTCATGATCTTCGAATCGCACCCCTTCTCATCCCGTCTGCTGCTCTTAACCTtccagaagaggaaggtggttTACGTCTAGGCGATTATGGAGGTCGTGATCCGGAAGAggagttgaagaagctgtgTGCGCCGTTGATTaagcaggaggagcagagCAAGTATAGGTGCAAGGAGTGTAACAAGCTGTTCAGGGCGCCCGAGTTTGTGATCAAGCACATTACGACGAAGCACACGGATGTGACACAGGGACGGATCGATGAT gTGCTGTATCTCAACAACTTTGTGCTTGACCCGCAACACATCCAGCCTTCCGTCTCCACCCTCGCTGCGATCGACGACAAGCTTcctgcatcatcatcgaaCCCACTCAACCCTTCTcacccttcatctctccccCTCAATCCATTTGATCCTTCTGTCGCCGGCGCGGCGTTTAACCACGCGCAGATGAACGGTATGCCCATGAGTATGGGTATGGGTATGAACCCCGGCGGCGGACACGGTACACCGAGCGGCCAGGGGCACGGACAGTTTAATCTGATGCAGCagcaaatgatgatgatgcttCAGATGCAGcaggcgatgatgatgggtcagatggggatgggcaTCGGCACAGGAATGGGTGGAGGGACGGGCGGCGGCGTAAACGCGAGCCCGATGGCGGCTGGTTCCGGTGCCGGTGTCGGTGCTGGCGgggtgggaggaggaggaggagcgaTGTCAACTCCGTCAAGAGGGGGAGGACAGTTGGCAGGTAGGATGGGAGGATACGCACCCAGTCCAGCGAATCTGGCGCCGCTgccgcctcctccgcctggaggagaagatccACGAGCTaggagagggagggtgAGCTATCAGGATTTGGACGAGCCTGGAGCAGGGGGTGGGGGCGGATTGCCTTATTAG